A DNA window from Coffea arabica cultivar ET-39 chromosome 6c, Coffea Arabica ET-39 HiFi, whole genome shotgun sequence contains the following coding sequences:
- the LOC113692843 gene encoding benzyl alcohol O-benzoyltransferase, translating into MGSGSASSNSKKSLTFRVTRQKPELVRPAKSTPREFKLLSDIDDQEGLRTQLPAIHFYHNHNNDPRINGTRRRLDPVKVIREAIAKALVFYYPFAGRLREGPGRKLMVECTGEGVLFIEADADVTLEQFGDALQPPFPCLDELLYDVPHSGGILHCPLLLIQVTRLRCGGFIFAYRLNHTMADGAGVSQFMNEVGEIARGASAPSIQPVWQRELLNARDPPRVTCTHHEYDQVADTKGSIIPQDDMVHRSFFFGPAEISALRKSIPLDLSRKCSTFDVLTACLWRCRTIALQPEPNEEVRVMCIVNARSRFNPPLPQGYYGNVIAYPTALTTAGELCNKPVGYAVELVTKLKRVVTEDYMRSVADLMVIKGRPHFTLVRTYLVSDGTRSRLTDVDFGWGKPVYGGPAKGTVASFHIPFKNKKGEEGRVVPIFLPGLAMDRFVSELKNLLLSNNVHRGAITDRSISVKSAL; encoded by the exons ATGGGATCCGGATCAGCATCATCAAACTCAAAAAAGTCTTTGACATTCAGGGTGACCAGACAAAAGCCTGAGCTGGTCCGTCCGGCCAAGTCCACCCCTAGGGAATTCAAGCTCCTCTCTGACATCGACGATCAAGAGGGTCTTCGCACTCAACTCCCCGCCATCCATTTTTACCATAACCATAATAATGATCCCAGGATTAATGGGACCAGGAGGAGATTAGACCCCGTGAAGGTGATCAGGGAGGCTATTGCGAAGGCTCTGGTGTTCTACTACCCGTTTGCAGGGCGGCTGAGAGAAGGCCCCGGAAGAAAGCTGATGGTTGAGTGCACGGGAGAGGGTGTTCTGTTCATTGAAGCCGATGCAGACGTGACGCTGGAGCAGTTTGGGGATGCGCTTCAGCCTCCATTCCCGTGCTTGGACGAGCTCCTCTATGATGTTCCTCACTCTGGAGGAATCCTTCACTGTCCTTTACTGCTTATACAG GTAACTCGTTTAAGATGCGGTGGTTTCATCTTCGCATATCGCCTAAATCACACCATGGCTGATGGTGCTGGAGTCAGTCAGTTCATGAATGAGGTGGGAGAAATCGCACGGGGAGCCTCTGCCCCATCTATACAGCCAGTATGGCAGAGAGAGCTCCTCAATGCTAGAGACCCGCCAAGGGTGACGTGCACCCACCACGAATACGACCAGGTAGCTGACACCAAGGGATCCATCATTCCCCAGGATGACATGGTCCATCGTTCTTTCTTCTTTGGCCCGGCAGAGATCTCAGCGCTGAGAAAATCGATCCCTCTTGACCTTAGTCGCAAGTGTTCGACGTTTGATGTTCTCACAGCCTGCCTCTGGCGCTGCCGAACCATCGCCCTCCAGCCTGAACCTAACGAGGAAGTCCGCGTGATGTGCATTGTTAATGCTCGTTCCAGGTTCAATCCTCCCTTGCCCCAAGGATACTACGGCAATGTTATAGCATATCCAACGGCGCTGACGACAGCTGGAGAGCTATGCAACAAGCCTGTGGGATATGCAGTGGAGCTGGTGACCAAGCTCAAACGTGTTGTGACAGAAGATTACATGAGATCTGTGGCTGATTTAATGGTTATTAAAGGGAGGCCTCATTTCACTCTGGTGAGGACTTATCTTGTGTCGGATGGTACCCGGTCTAGGTTGACTGACGTGGACTTTGGTTGGGGAAAGCCGGTGTATGGGGGGCCGGCCAAGGGTACTGTTGCCAGCTTTCACATACCCTTCAAGAACAAGAAGGGGGAGGAAGGAAGAGTAGTTCCTATTTTTCTGCCGGGTTTGGCAATGGACAGATTTGTGAGCGAGCTGAAAAACTTATTGTTGAGCAACAATGTCCATCGTGGTGCCATTACTGATCGCTCCATCTCCGTCAAATCAGCCTTGTGA